One Microbacterium marinum genomic window carries:
- a CDS encoding ABC transporter permease, with product MASFIIRRLIASVFVLFAATFLMYILTSLAGDPLEELRQSNAPNKEQLIEARTKLLNLDVPAPLRYFLWLGGLFRGDFGVSVQNQPVNALLANALTSTITLVTTATIVAIILGITVGIVSALRQYSGFDYTVTLISFLFFSLPIFWVAVLLKQYGAIQVNNWLGDPEIATPVIVVLAIVAGLLWMSIVGGSLVRKLVVFGIGAVATAGVLIYLSVTRWFADPSIGIVVYAVLAIGTAFAVTAISTGLRNRKALYASLTMAVLGIALYYPAMTSFLNGMGLGLFLVLAVATILVGGIVGWLFGKPDRAPVIRTAIFTAVIAAGLIALDKYMSYWAAYSASGRVRGRPIATVGSSTPSLGGNFWVQGIDLYTHLLLPTIAIILISFASYTRYSRASLLEVMNQDYIRTARAKGLTERTVIVRHAFRNALIPITTIIAFDVGAIVGGAVISETVFGWTGMGRLFVEGIRAVDPNPVMAFFVVAGTLAVVFNLIADLVYAALDPRIKVS from the coding sequence ATGGCTTCATTCATCATCCGACGGCTGATCGCATCAGTCTTCGTCTTGTTCGCCGCGACGTTCTTGATGTACATCCTGACGTCGCTCGCCGGAGACCCCCTCGAGGAGCTCCGGCAGTCCAACGCTCCCAACAAGGAGCAGCTCATCGAAGCTCGGACCAAGCTCCTCAACCTCGATGTGCCGGCGCCGCTGCGCTACTTCCTCTGGCTGGGTGGTCTGTTCCGCGGTGACTTCGGTGTCAGCGTGCAGAACCAGCCCGTCAATGCGCTTCTGGCCAACGCGCTCACGTCGACCATCACACTGGTCACGACCGCGACGATCGTCGCGATCATCCTCGGCATCACGGTCGGTATCGTCTCGGCGCTGCGTCAGTACAGCGGCTTCGACTACACCGTCACGCTGATCTCGTTCCTCTTCTTCTCGCTGCCGATCTTCTGGGTGGCTGTTCTGCTCAAGCAGTACGGCGCCATCCAGGTCAACAACTGGCTGGGCGATCCGGAGATAGCCACACCCGTCATCGTGGTCCTCGCCATCGTGGCGGGCCTGCTGTGGATGTCGATCGTCGGCGGATCGCTCGTGCGCAAGCTCGTGGTCTTCGGCATCGGCGCCGTCGCCACGGCGGGCGTGTTGATCTACCTCTCGGTGACCCGCTGGTTCGCGGATCCGAGCATCGGCATCGTCGTCTACGCGGTCCTGGCGATCGGAACGGCGTTCGCCGTCACCGCGATCTCGACGGGTCTGCGCAACCGCAAGGCCCTCTACGCCTCGCTGACGATGGCCGTCCTCGGCATCGCGCTGTACTACCCGGCGATGACCTCGTTCCTCAACGGCATGGGCCTCGGACTGTTCCTGGTGCTGGCCGTCGCGACCATCCTGGTCGGCGGCATCGTGGGCTGGCTCTTCGGCAAGCCCGACCGCGCCCCGGTCATCCGGACCGCGATCTTCACCGCCGTCATCGCGGCCGGTCTGATCGCGCTCGACAAGTACATGTCGTACTGGGCGGCCTATTCTGCCTCCGGTCGCGTGCGTGGCCGGCCCATCGCCACGGTGGGCTCGTCGACGCCGAGTCTCGGCGGCAACTTCTGGGTGCAGGGCATCGATCTCTACACTCACCTGCTCCTGCCGACGATCGCGATCATCCTCATCTCGTTCGCGAGCTACACCCGCTACTCGCGGGCGAGCCTGCTCGAGGTGATGAACCAGGACTACATCCGGACGGCGCGCGCCAAGGGCCTGACCGAGCGGACGGTCATCGTGCGTCACGCCTTCCGAAACGCGCTGATCCCGATCACGACGATCATCGCGTTCGACGTGGGCGCCATCGTGGGTGGCGCGGTCATCTCGGAGACCGTCTTCGGCTGGACCGGCATGGGCCGTCTGTTCGTCGAGGGAATCCGGGCTGTCGACCCCAACCCCGTGATGGCCTTCTTCGTCGTGGCCGGCACGCTGGCGGTTGTCTTCAACCTCATCGCTGACCTGGTCTACGCGGCGCTCGACCCCCGAATCAAGGTGAGCTGA
- a CDS encoding ABC transporter permease — protein sequence MTSVTPEPATTGTLNAEATIEQRETEGLSQGQIVRRRFFRHRGALIAMFVLAFIVLLSFTSVGISLWGIRIPGWWQYTWTQIPPVENRGAPTLSLIPEFLGGAGIRFGNHPFGQDEVGRDIFAVVMRGAQQSIMVMVIAGVVATIIGVVIGALAGYYRKATDAVLMRFTDIVITIPLIVIGSVLGRTFGNLGAAVLGVIIGLFAWTTLARLVRGEFLTLREREFVDAARVSGARDRRIIFRHILPNAVGVIVVNATLLMAGAILLESALSYIGFGVQSPDTSLGKIVSDNQAAFSTRPWLFWWPGVFIIVIALCVNFIGDGLRDAFDPRQKKMPSARAMARAGMGPSAAHAPATVDTTPSTDAPSVTMPGRAPYTGDTAGSQDPRPEDPHEGHGTDQSR from the coding sequence ATGACCTCCGTCACCCCAGAGCCCGCGACCACGGGCACGCTCAACGCCGAAGCCACGATCGAGCAGCGCGAGACCGAGGGTCTCAGCCAGGGCCAGATCGTCCGGCGTCGGTTCTTCCGTCACCGCGGCGCGCTGATCGCGATGTTCGTCCTCGCCTTCATCGTGCTGCTGTCGTTCACCTCGGTGGGCATCAGCCTGTGGGGAATCCGCATCCCCGGTTGGTGGCAGTACACCTGGACGCAGATCCCGCCGGTCGAGAACCGCGGTGCACCGACGCTCAGCCTCATCCCGGAGTTCCTCGGGGGAGCCGGCATCCGCTTCGGCAACCACCCGTTCGGACAGGACGAGGTCGGGCGCGACATCTTCGCGGTCGTCATGCGCGGTGCGCAGCAGTCGATCATGGTGATGGTCATCGCCGGTGTCGTGGCGACGATCATCGGTGTGGTCATCGGCGCTCTCGCGGGGTACTACCGCAAGGCGACGGATGCCGTGCTGATGCGTTTCACCGACATCGTCATCACGATCCCGCTCATCGTCATCGGCTCGGTGCTCGGTCGCACCTTCGGCAACCTCGGTGCCGCCGTGCTCGGTGTCATCATCGGTCTGTTCGCGTGGACGACCCTCGCCCGACTCGTTCGCGGTGAGTTCCTCACCCTGCGCGAGCGTGAGTTCGTGGATGCCGCCCGTGTGTCCGGTGCCCGCGACCGACGGATCATCTTCCGCCACATCTTGCCCAACGCCGTCGGCGTCATCGTGGTCAACGCCACGCTCCTGATGGCCGGCGCGATCCTGCTGGAATCCGCGCTCAGCTACATCGGGTTCGGTGTGCAGTCGCCCGACACCTCACTGGGCAAGATCGTTTCCGACAACCAGGCCGCGTTCTCCACGCGTCCGTGGCTGTTCTGGTGGCCCGGTGTCTTCATCATCGTGATCGCCCTGTGCGTCAACTTCATCGGTGACGGTCTGCGCGACGCGTTCGACCCCCGCCAGAAGAAGATGCCGAGCGCCCGCGCGATGGCACGAGCGGGAATGGGCCCGTCCGCGGCGCATGCGCCCGCGACGGTCGACACGACGCCCTCGACGGACGCCCCGTCGGTGACGATGCCCGGCCGAGCCCCGTACACGGGCGACACCGCCGGCAGTCAGGACCCGCGTCCGGAAGATCCGCACGAGGGTCACGGGACCGACCAGAGCCGCTGA
- a CDS encoding PH domain-containing protein, whose protein sequence is MAFEQVRYRPLASRVLAALTVVVCAIGVVALIAIDVRDAARYSWPLMLVAVLVWAMFWRPELVVEEHGITVVNVFRTEFVPWPAIVMVDTKWALTLRTADRLIRVWASPAPGRHRLLGLSRSDFSGLGDTARGAHGSLRPSDALSVPSGNLAQLIRGRWERLAEEGALEAGAELGASGTTWHVATIAVTAALAAATVIGILV, encoded by the coding sequence ATGGCGTTCGAACAGGTCCGATACCGTCCGCTCGCGAGCCGCGTGCTCGCCGCTCTGACCGTCGTGGTGTGTGCGATCGGCGTCGTGGCGCTGATCGCAATCGATGTGAGGGATGCCGCGCGCTACAGCTGGCCGCTGATGCTCGTCGCCGTCCTGGTGTGGGCCATGTTCTGGCGACCCGAACTGGTCGTCGAAGAACACGGCATCACGGTGGTCAACGTCTTCCGCACCGAGTTCGTGCCGTGGCCGGCAATCGTCATGGTCGACACCAAGTGGGCCCTCACCCTGCGGACGGCGGACCGTCTGATCCGCGTCTGGGCGAGCCCGGCCCCCGGTCGGCACCGACTGCTCGGTCTCTCGCGCAGCGACTTCTCCGGACTCGGCGACACCGCGCGCGGGGCGCACGGCTCGCTGCGCCCGAGCGACGCCCTGTCGGTCCCCAGCGGGAACCTGGCGCAGCTCATCCGCGGACGCTGGGAGCGCCTCGCCGAGGAGGGTGCGCTCGAGGCCGGCGCAGAGCTGGGCGCGAGCGGCACCACGTGGCACGTGGCGACGATCGCCGTGACGGCCGCGCTGGCGGCCGCCACGGTGATCGGCATCCTGGTGTAG
- a CDS encoding dipeptide ABC transporter ATP-binding protein produces MTASAATAPAAETILEVDDLGVDFWVDGKFYPAAIGMNYRLHRGEVLAIVGESGSGKSTSSMALLGLLPDNARVTGSMKLQGREMQGMADAELRSLRGNDISVIFQEPMTALNPVYTVGFQIMEALRSHDRDLIPAKAKERAIELLRMVEMPNPEQSFHKYPHQLSGGQRQRAMIAQSISCDPLLLIADEPTTALDVTVQAEILDLMRNLRDRLDSAIILITHDMGVVADLADRIMVMKNGVVVESGTVDEIFHAPQHDYTKSLLASVPHLGLGVLEPVEAGVTVDVEGVSSIAEIREHALDEVQPSQTGQAPVLSFEGVAIEYPKRGRIPAFRAAENIDLQVYPGEIMGLVGESGSGKTTLGRAAIGLLPIAEGTLTAVGTDISNASLKDLAAIRRRTGIVFQDPASSLNPRMPIGQSIGEPLLLAGEASGKDLDRRVENLLSQVELPTSYRNRFPHELSGGQKQRVGIARALALAPELLVADEPTSALDVSVQARFLDLLQELQQQLKFACLFISHDLAVVDILAHRIAVMHHGKLVEVGTRDEILRGAKDPYTQRLIAAVPVPDPDQQRERREARAALIRSGAESPTA; encoded by the coding sequence ATGACGGCCTCTGCGGCCACCGCACCCGCGGCGGAGACGATTCTCGAGGTCGACGACCTGGGCGTCGACTTCTGGGTGGACGGCAAGTTCTACCCGGCCGCCATCGGGATGAACTATCGACTCCACCGTGGCGAGGTCCTCGCCATCGTGGGCGAGTCCGGTTCGGGAAAGAGCACGAGCTCCATGGCGCTGCTCGGCCTCTTGCCCGACAACGCGCGCGTCACGGGATCGATGAAGCTCCAGGGTCGCGAGATGCAGGGGATGGCCGATGCCGAGCTGCGCTCGCTGCGCGGCAACGACATCTCGGTCATCTTCCAGGAGCCGATGACGGCCCTGAACCCGGTTTACACGGTGGGCTTCCAGATCATGGAGGCGCTGCGCTCGCACGACCGCGATCTGATCCCCGCGAAGGCGAAGGAGCGAGCTATCGAGCTGCTTCGCATGGTCGAGATGCCCAACCCGGAGCAGTCCTTCCACAAGTACCCGCACCAGCTCTCCGGTGGGCAGCGTCAGCGAGCCATGATCGCGCAGTCGATCTCGTGCGACCCGCTGCTGCTCATCGCCGACGAGCCGACCACGGCGCTCGACGTGACCGTCCAGGCCGAGATCCTCGACCTCATGCGCAACCTGCGCGACCGTTTGGACTCGGCGATCATCCTGATCACCCACGACATGGGGGTCGTCGCCGACCTCGCCGACCGCATCATGGTGATGAAGAACGGCGTCGTCGTGGAGTCGGGCACCGTGGACGAGATCTTCCACGCGCCGCAGCACGACTACACCAAGTCGCTCCTCGCGTCCGTTCCCCACCTCGGCCTCGGCGTCCTCGAGCCGGTCGAAGCCGGTGTGACCGTCGACGTGGAGGGTGTCTCGTCGATCGCCGAGATCCGCGAGCACGCGCTGGACGAGGTGCAGCCGTCCCAGACCGGCCAGGCGCCGGTCCTCTCCTTCGAGGGCGTCGCCATCGAGTACCCCAAGCGGGGGCGGATCCCCGCCTTCCGCGCGGCCGAGAACATCGACCTCCAGGTTTATCCCGGCGAGATCATGGGCCTCGTCGGCGAGTCGGGCTCGGGCAAGACGACCCTCGGTCGTGCGGCGATCGGTCTGCTCCCCATCGCGGAGGGCACGCTCACCGCCGTCGGCACCGACATCTCGAACGCGTCGCTGAAGGACCTGGCCGCGATCCGCCGTCGCACCGGCATCGTGTTCCAGGACCCGGCGTCGTCGCTGAACCCGCGTATGCCGATCGGCCAGTCCATCGGCGAGCCGCTGCTGCTGGCCGGTGAGGCCAGTGGGAAGGACCTCGACCGCCGCGTCGAGAACCTGCTCAGCCAGGTGGAGCTGCCCACCTCGTATCGCAACCGCTTCCCGCACGAGCTGTCGGGCGGGCAGAAGCAGCGCGTCGGCATCGCCCGCGCGCTCGCCCTGGCGCCCGAGCTCCTCGTCGCGGACGAGCCGACGTCGGCCCTCGACGTGTCGGTGCAGGCCCGCTTCCTCGACCTGCTGCAGGAACTCCAGCAGCAGCTGAAGTTCGCGTGCCTGTTCATCAGCCACGACCTCGCGGTCGTTGACATCCTCGCCCACCGCATCGCCGTGATGCACCACGGCAAGCTCGTGGAAGTCGGTACGCGCGACGAGATCCTCCGTGGCGCGAAGGACCCGTACACGCAGCGGCTCATCGCCGCCGTGCCGGTGCCCGACCCCGATCAGCAGCGCGAGCGGCGCGAGGCCCGCGCCGCCCTGATCCGTTCCGGCGCCGAGTCTCCGACAGCCTGA
- the typA gene encoding translational GTPase TypA, whose protein sequence is MAHALRPDLRNVAIVAHVDHGKTTLVDAMLRQTGSFGEHAHVEERAMDSNDLEREKGITILAKNTAITYNGAHTDEPITINVIDTPGHADFGGEVERGLSMVDGVVLLVDSSEGPLPQTRFVLRKALEAKLPVILLVNKTDRPDARIAEVEEEAHDLLLGLASDLQDDVPDLDVDALLDVPVVYASGRAGAASRNRPENGSLPDNDDLEPLFGAILEHVPAPSYDDEAPLQAWVTNLDSSPFLGRLALLRVFNGTLKKGQTVAWVRHDGTHTTARITELLKTKALERFPAESAGPGDIVAIAGIENITIGETIADPEDVRPLPAITVDDPAISMTIGTNTSPLMGKVKGHKLTARMVKDRLDRELIGNVSLKVVDIGKPDAWEVQGRGELALAILVENMRREGFELTVGKPQVVTRRDENGKLTEPFEHLTIDAPEEHLGAITQLMAGRKGRMETMTNHGTGWVRMEFIVPSRGLIGFRSEFLTITRGTGIANAISHGYDEWAGAISTRQNGSIVADRAGVVTPFAMIALQERMSFFVQPTEEVYEGMVIGENSRADDMDVNITKEKKLTNMRSSTSDSFESMTPPRVLTLEESLEFARDDECVEVTPEKVRIRKVELDATIRGRVASQRKRQDANA, encoded by the coding sequence ATGGCCCACGCCCTCCGCCCTGATCTGCGCAACGTCGCGATCGTCGCTCACGTCGACCACGGCAAGACGACGCTCGTCGACGCCATGCTCCGTCAGACCGGATCGTTCGGCGAGCACGCGCACGTCGAAGAGCGCGCCATGGACTCGAACGACCTCGAGCGTGAGAAGGGCATCACGATCCTCGCCAAGAACACGGCGATCACGTACAACGGTGCGCACACCGACGAGCCGATCACGATCAACGTCATCGACACGCCCGGTCACGCCGACTTCGGCGGCGAGGTCGAGCGCGGCCTGTCGATGGTCGACGGTGTCGTCCTGCTGGTGGACTCCTCGGAGGGCCCCCTCCCGCAGACCCGCTTCGTGCTGCGGAAGGCCCTCGAGGCCAAGCTCCCCGTCATCCTCCTGGTCAACAAGACCGACCGCCCCGATGCCCGCATCGCGGAGGTCGAGGAAGAGGCGCACGACCTTCTGCTGGGTCTCGCCTCCGACTTGCAGGACGACGTGCCCGACCTCGATGTCGACGCGCTCCTCGACGTGCCCGTCGTGTACGCGTCGGGTCGCGCGGGCGCGGCATCCCGCAACCGCCCCGAGAACGGCTCGCTGCCCGACAACGACGACCTCGAGCCGCTGTTCGGAGCGATCCTCGAGCACGTCCCCGCACCGTCCTACGACGACGAGGCCCCGCTGCAGGCGTGGGTCACGAACCTCGACTCCAGCCCGTTCCTCGGCCGTCTCGCGCTGCTGCGCGTGTTCAACGGCACCCTGAAGAAGGGACAGACGGTCGCCTGGGTCCGTCACGACGGCACCCACACCACCGCCCGCATCACCGAGCTGCTCAAGACCAAGGCGCTCGAGCGCTTCCCGGCGGAGTCGGCCGGCCCCGGCGACATCGTCGCCATCGCCGGCATCGAGAACATCACCATCGGCGAGACGATCGCCGACCCCGAGGATGTCCGCCCGCTGCCCGCGATCACCGTCGACGACCCCGCGATCTCGATGACGATCGGCACCAACACCTCGCCCCTCATGGGCAAGGTCAAGGGGCACAAGCTCACCGCCCGCATGGTGAAGGACCGCCTGGACCGCGAGCTCATCGGCAACGTCTCGCTCAAGGTCGTCGACATCGGCAAGCCCGACGCGTGGGAGGTGCAGGGCCGTGGCGAACTCGCTCTCGCGATCCTCGTCGAGAACATGCGCCGTGAAGGCTTCGAGCTCACCGTCGGCAAGCCGCAGGTCGTCACGCGTCGTGACGAGAACGGCAAGCTGACCGAGCCCTTCGAGCACCTGACGATCGATGCTCCCGAAGAGCACCTCGGCGCCATCACGCAGCTCATGGCCGGCCGCAAGGGCCGCATGGAGACGATGACCAACCACGGCACCGGGTGGGTGCGCATGGAGTTCATCGTCCCCTCGCGCGGTCTCATCGGGTTCCGCAGCGAGTTCCTCACCATCACCCGCGGCACCGGCATCGCCAACGCCATCTCGCACGGCTACGACGAGTGGGCAGGCGCGATCTCGACCCGCCAGAACGGCTCGATCGTCGCCGACCGCGCCGGCGTCGTCACGCCCTTCGCGATGATCGCCCTGCAGGAGCGCATGAGCTTCTTCGTGCAGCCGACCGAAGAGGTCTACGAGGGCATGGTCATCGGCGAGAACTCGCGCGCCGACGACATGGACGTGAACATCACCAAGGAGAAGAAGCTCACGAACATGCGTTCGTCGACCTCCGACTCCTTCGAGTCGATGACGCCGCCGCGCGTGCTCACCCTCGAGGAGAGCCTCGAGTTCGCCCGGGACGACGAATGCGTCGAGGTCACGCCCGAGAAGGTCCGCATCCGCAAGGTCGAGCTGGACGCGACCATCCGCGGTCGCGTGGCGTCGCAGCGCAAGCGCCAGGACGCGAACGCCTGA